The following proteins come from a genomic window of Sorghum bicolor cultivar BTx623 chromosome 3, Sorghum_bicolor_NCBIv3, whole genome shotgun sequence:
- the LOC110433665 gene encoding uncharacterized protein LOC110433665, producing the protein MTVEQLMLMQAQLMQTMMDRLDHQPAVVPPLVQVRDKRGEYMKGRPPIFTHASDPLEADDWLRAVEKQLNIAQCNEMDKVLYASGQLQGAAQEWWESYQYGCPNNAPPITWREFTESLRSYDIPEGLIELKQEEFRALKQGSMTVAEYRDKFAQLSRYAPGEVAKDSDKQRRFLKGLYDGLQLQLMSNVYPSFQELVNRAIVIDNKRKEMDAKKRKIQGQASSSNTRPRMFPQQGFPPRNQSPPSQWNQGQYPPRNQNQNQQRPQYQQ; encoded by the coding sequence ATGACAGTGGAGCAGCTCATGCTGATGCAAGCTCAATTGATGCAAACTATGATGGATCGCCTGGATCACCAGCCCGCCGTCGTACCACCACTGGTCCAGGTTCGTGATAAGAGGGGAGAGTACATGAAGGGACGTCCCCCTATTTTTACACATGCTAGTGACCCTTTAGAAGCTGATGATTGGTTAAGAGCCGTGGAGAAGCAGCTGAAtattgctcagtgcaatgagATGGACAAGGTGTTGTATGCCTCCGGACAACTGCAAGGGGCTGCACAggagtggtgggagtcctaCCAATATGGGTGCCCAAACAATGCACCACCTATCACTTGGAGGGAATTCACCGAGAGTTTAAGGTCTTACGACATTCCAGAGGGGCTCATCGAGCTCAAACAAGAGGAGTTCCGTGCTCTCAAGCAAGGCTCCATGACTGTCGCTGAGTACCGTGACAAGTTCGCTCAATTGTCACGTTACGCTCCGGGTGAAGTAGCCAAGGATTCTGACAAGCAACGTCGTTTCCTAAAAGGACTATATGATGGCCTGCAACTGCAGTTGATGTCCAATGTTTACCCTAGCTTCCAGGAACTTGTGAACCGCGCTATTGTCATCGACAATAAGCGCAAAGAGATGGATGCTAAGAAGAGGAAGATTCAGGGGCAGGCATCTAGCAGCAACACTCGTCCGCGCATGTTTCCTCAGCAGGGCTTTCCTCCCAGGAACCAGAGCCCCCCTAGTCAATGGAATCAGGGCCAGTACCCTCCGCGCAACCAAAACCAGAATCAGCAGCGTCCCCAGTACCAACAGTAG